One genomic segment of Sminthopsis crassicaudata isolate SCR6 chromosome 2, ASM4859323v1, whole genome shotgun sequence includes these proteins:
- the LOC141556948 gene encoding V-type proton ATPase 16 kDa proteolipid subunit c-like: protein MAEGPVYSSFFGVLGASAAMIFSALGAAYGTAKSGTCIAAVAVMRPDVIMKSIIPVIMAGIIAIYGLVVAVLIANAVSPGISLFKSFLHLGAGLSVGLSGLAAGFAIGIVGDSGVWGSAQQPRLFVGMILVLIFAEVLGLYGLIVALILSTK from the coding sequence ATGGCTGAGGGTCCGGTGTACTCGTCCTTCTTCGGCGTCCTGGGCGCCTCGGCCGCCATGATCTTCAGCGCTCTGGGCGCGGCTTATGGCACGGCCAAAAGCGGCACCTGCATCGCAGCCGTGGCCGTCATGCGGCCCGACGTGATCATGAAGTCCATCATTCCCGTCATCATGGCTGGTATCATCGCAATCTACGGCCTGGTGGTGGCCGTCCTCATCGCCAACGCCGTGAGCCCGGGGATCAGCCTCTTCAAGAGCTTCCTTCACCTGGGGGCCGGCCTGAGCGTGGGCCTGAGCGGGCTGGCGGCCGGCTTCGCCATCGGCATCGTGGGGGACTCCGGCGTCTGGGGGTCGGCGCAGCAGCCGCGGCTGTTCGTGGGCATGATCCTCGTCCTGATCTTCGCCGAGGTCCTCGGCCTCTACGGCCTCATCGTGGCCCTCATTCTCTCCACAAAGTAG